A region of the Bacillus sp. NP247 genome:
TCGAACGTTACGCTGATCTAAAAACACACCAACCATCGCCCCGTCATTTAAATATACAGCAAAGTTTACACCGTTTTCTTTTACGATAAGTGGGAACTCACCGCGCTCTCCTGTTACGAAATCATCACCTTCAATGTACTTTCCTTTCGTATCAAAACGTTTTTTCTCATAAATCCCTTTGAAGTTTGCTACTTTTTGAAGAGCTGCTATAATTTCATCTCGGAAAGTATAAATCCCTTCACTATACCAGCTTACTACGTAATAGCCGTCATAATAATCGATGATTAAACCGCCAAGGCCATCACCTTCACCATTCAGGGCACGAAATGCTGTTGTATCATTTGATTTATAAAAATCTTTTCGTTTATGTAAAGCAGATTTGATTTTACTTTCAAAGAAAGATTGATTCACTTCCTCCTTCTCTTTTCTCGTTAAAATCCATCCATATCCTTTATTTTGTTTTCCATAATAGCCTTTTCCGATGAATTGGTTCTTCTCATCCACTACGTTGATGATTGTCCCTTCTTCACGTACATCATTTAAATTTTGAATTGCATCTTTTAAAATAAGTGGATATCCACCTTTAATTTCTTTTATAAACTTCGGTTTTA
Encoded here:
- a CDS encoding class I SAM-dependent rRNA methyltransferase; translation: MRSEVTIKIKPKFIKEIKGGYPLILKDAIQNLNDVREEGTIINVVDEKNQFIGKGYYGKQNKGYGWILTRKEKEEVNQSFFESKIKSALHKRKDFYKSNDTTAFRALNGEGDGLGGLIIDYYDGYYVVSWYSEGIYTFRDEIIAALQKVANFKGIYEKKRFDTKGKYIEGDDFVTGERGEFPLIVKENGVNFAVYLNDGAMVGVFLDQRNVRKQIRDKYAQGRTVLNMFSYTGAFSVFAALGGASKTTSVDLANRSLSKTIEQFSVNEIDYEAQDIIVEDVFLYFKYAAKKKMKFDMVVLDPPSFARSKKYTFSAAKDYKNLLKETIAITENNGIIVASTNCSAFDMKKFNGFIDTAFKEMNGKYKILEEHSLPEDFRTIDQFKEGDYLKVVFIEKIKG